AGATTCATCGTCCCTTCCCTTACCTGGACCCACACAAACTGAATACTGGCTTGAATCATCTTCAAGGTCATCTTGGCTACTCATGCGCcctgaaacaaaaaaagtcaaaaatgttttaacacaTCATAACCAATACCTAGATATTGTGCAAACCTCGCAGTGAGAAGTTTCGCCCATTCACTACATTTCTATACAACATGTTCTCTAAATGTGacaaaccattattatttatgatattaaatccacacaatatttcaatttgtttCCATCGATGCACTCTCTCTGCGAGTTCTTGAGTAACTTCATTTAATGATGTTCTAAAATAccaaacaatattaatcaatatagtttatatattagtaatttaaaatgtattattaaatattacctagCTTCGACAATACTACGATCAACATCATCAATTGATTTTCCATGAGTTGACACAAAGGCACCTACTAAACTGGATCTTTTTTTACGTAATTTTTcgcactaataaaaaaaaaaagtaaatgttaaatgttacatataatattatatacataatcattatttaaactctatataaaataaaatattactgctTCTCTTGCTTGCTGTAATTGTTTCTCAGCgcttaatttctttttaatgtaagatttattttcaacttcaTGCGTTAGTTGTAACCATTGCTGTAATCCATGTGGAGGTGTCCAACAACGGTCATCTAATTCACCTTCTGCTCTAGCTAACTCTCCTCTTaatgactaaaaatttaaattattatttgtaaccatcacatatatactttatataatttggaTTACTTCAATTTCAGTTTTAAGCTGAGAAATTTCCAAATTAGAATAAGATGATTTTAGTTCTGATGAGTTTTCATCTTTAATTTGTTGTTCTTGTAACTGTTTTTCTAAATTTGCTTTTTCAGTAATAACATACTCTTGCACTTGTTTTGCTTTTTCTAGttctttctaaaattaaattattaagaatacaataaaacataaacaatttaacaagttatacaatttatacctGTAAATCTTCATAAGCAGTTTCTGCTTTTTGCAAACCTTCCATATCTCTCATCATACGTTTTAAATGTAGTGttgaacttttattttggttgTAAACATACCAAAAACCAATCAATGCTCccaacaataatgttattaaaactaaatcttTCAAATGTGTGACTGactctattaataaattaaaattaaaatatttaaaattaaatctagaatattttaaaataaaaagtttatcatgagatttattttctcaaattgtattaatcagTTATTAACCTTTAGGGGGTCCAAATAAAACTACATCCATAGCTTTCAAtgcaattttttgtttatgaataGGATCCTTGATTCCGAgtacattattcaaaatttgcaTATTAGTAACAGCTAGTctgaaattataaacatattataagtaacaattattattagttagtaataactaagcatcattaaaaaaaaactttaaaattgacaGCAAACACATagtcaataattaaacaactaggtgtcaaaaataaaattttaagacaaTACAATCAAGGCATAAAAGaatttacatcaaaataaacatattataaatacacaaaaattactaaaatgacattcaaaattcaaaactaatcATCTagcaaataatgtttttgaattataataaaataattaatataattattcgtcattataatatataattttgtacaaatttatacttcaaatgtttataaaaataacagtatatatatatatattttgaatttttggttCCAGtgtgaattatatataaagaatcatattgtattaattttcaaatcttaggaatttttaactacaaaacaatttgttaAGATTCTATcttcaaaaacatataaaaaatatttatggattCACGctcgaatttttttaattatattaataaagtcaTGACTCATGAGGAaccttgtataaaatgttcatttctTTAGAtagtgaaaatttttttatgaataaaaactaaaaaataaattgataattttaattattaataaatagttcaaaaaaatcgacatattttgaaaattatattttgtatagaaaatgatcatattaatatttagtgaaaattttaagttcctaaaattatttatttttaaacaataaaaaaattaattttttaaaaaacattttttacattaaaacctATTCTAccttcatttttgttttttttttcgactagaaataaatcatcatttttttttaaaaataaaaattttcaagaaaaactacatttcaactattttttaagttttttattaattgtttacacaatataacacacatttttgatttcatactCCGAATCAGAATATTATTCGACGTATTcgcataaaataggtatacttcAAATTTCAGAGAAgtagtttatgaattataggtattttaagtttatatgagCGGAATAGTAGACCAAAATTGTCTGGGATACTTCAATGCCACACCACGTTACCACaaactttgttttttattacttacaataattatgtaaaaaagtattttcaaaacgtgaatagtttttgaaattacgaataattaaattataaaaaaattaccctGTAAATTAGaagttaattatagttttatcgatgaataaaatgaaatagtaaatatattataata
The DNA window shown above is from Aphis gossypii isolate Hap1 chromosome 2, ASM2018417v2, whole genome shotgun sequence and carries:
- the LOC114130603 gene encoding stromal interaction molecule homolog isoform X2, producing the protein MCSKSSLLLLLWSSAMLILVLPAFCDVLGESSFNSAKVRVTEPTDSGGVNDSCNDDIACLTMATQDRLGLDAIRSLHRQLDDDADGAIDLSESDDFLREELKYEKGAEKRQKAFHQNDDMYISVKDLWDAWVKSEVHNWTVEQTCDWLSTSVELPQYVPNFIQHRVTGAHLPRLAVTNMQILNNVLGIKDPIHKQKIALKAMDVVLFGPPKESVTHLKDLVLITLLLGALIGFWYVYNQNKSSTLHLKRMMRDMEGLQKAETAYEDLQKELEKAKQVQEYVITEKANLEKQLQEQQIKDENSSELKSSYSNLEISQLKTEIESLRGELARAEGELDDRCWTPPHGLQQWLQLTHEVENKSYIKKKLSAEKQLQQAREACEKLRKKRSSLVGAFVSTHGKSIDDVDRSIVEARTSLNEVTQELAERVHRWKQIEILCGFNIINNNGLSHLENMLYRNVVNGRNFSLRGRMSSQDDLEDDSSQYSVCVGPDEFLWDVVSRPWCL